In Archangium violaceum, the following are encoded in one genomic region:
- a CDS encoding Hsp20/alpha crystallin family protein yields MQTRWNPFAVSNGAVALGPLMAREFDQLFRDLSLRPDSRELVPPADIYETAEGITLQVDLPGHDPKAIEVKVENDTLTLKSERKTERSDKEGARRLERSFGVYARTFVVPRTVDASKVEARYDNGVLTLTLPRREESRPRVVEVKVNS; encoded by the coding sequence ATGCAGACCCGTTGGAATCCGTTCGCCGTGAGCAATGGTGCCGTCGCCCTGGGCCCCCTGATGGCGCGGGAGTTCGACCAGCTCTTCCGTGACCTGTCCCTGCGCCCTGATTCGCGCGAGCTCGTGCCGCCGGCGGACATCTACGAGACGGCCGAGGGCATCACCCTGCAGGTGGACCTGCCGGGGCATGACCCCAAGGCCATCGAGGTGAAGGTGGAGAACGACACCCTCACCCTCAAGTCCGAGCGCAAGACGGAGCGCTCCGACAAGGAGGGCGCGCGGCGCCTGGAGCGCAGCTTCGGCGTGTACGCCCGCACCTTCGTGGTGCCCCGCACGGTGGACGCGTCCAAGGTGGAGGCCCGCTACGACAATGGCGTGCTCACCCTGACGCTGCCGCGGCGCGAGGAGTCCCGCCCCCGCGTGGTCGAGGTGAAGGTCAACAGCTGA
- a CDS encoding CTP synthase produces the protein MRSKKTKFIFVTGGVVSSLGKGLASASIGALLENRGLDITLLKLDPYINIDPGTMSPFQHGEVFVTDDGGETDMDLGHYERFTNARMSRLNNFTSGRIYHAVIQKERRGEYLGKTVQVIPHITDEIKSCIRQAAQGMDAVIVEVGGTVGDIESLPFLEAIRQMRYDVGSGNAVYMHLTLLPYIGAAGEVKTKPTQHSVMKLREIGIQPDFLICRTDREISRELKDKIAMFCNVDNGNVFTSPDVKSIYELPLELHRQGLDERLAETLNIWTRAARLDRWEDIIRKVYSPGRGEVKVGIVGKYVDLKESYKSLNEALLHGGIANDVKVDLHFVDSQDVEDKGPEALLSGVDAILVPGGFGVRGTEGKITAVRYAREKRVPFFGICLGLQMAVVEFSRNVLGLAGSNSLEFNEHTPHPVVTLMESQVKVQDKGGTMRLGSYACALKPGSLAHKLYGEDVIHERHRHRYEVNNAYRGRLQEAGLVVSGHNPELNLVEMIELPDHPYFIGCQFHPEFKSKPFAPHPLFSGFIRAALTQRDAGRTQA, from the coding sequence ATGCGCTCCAAGAAGACCAAGTTCATCTTCGTGACCGGCGGCGTCGTGAGCTCGCTGGGCAAGGGGCTCGCCTCTGCATCCATTGGCGCCCTGCTCGAGAACCGCGGGCTCGACATCACGCTGCTGAAGCTAGACCCGTACATCAACATCGACCCGGGCACGATGAGCCCGTTCCAGCATGGCGAGGTCTTCGTCACCGACGACGGGGGCGAGACCGACATGGACCTGGGTCACTACGAGCGCTTCACCAACGCGAGGATGTCCCGGCTCAACAACTTCACCTCCGGGCGCATCTACCACGCCGTCATCCAGAAGGAGCGCCGGGGCGAGTACCTGGGCAAGACGGTCCAGGTGATTCCGCACATCACGGATGAGATAAAATCCTGCATCCGCCAGGCGGCGCAGGGCATGGACGCCGTCATCGTCGAGGTGGGCGGCACCGTGGGCGACATCGAGTCGCTGCCCTTCCTCGAGGCCATCCGGCAGATGCGCTACGACGTGGGCAGCGGCAACGCCGTCTACATGCACCTGACGCTGCTGCCCTACATCGGCGCGGCCGGCGAGGTGAAGACCAAGCCCACCCAGCACTCGGTGATGAAGCTGCGGGAGATCGGCATCCAGCCCGACTTCCTCATCTGCCGCACGGACCGGGAGATTTCGCGGGAGCTCAAGGACAAGATCGCCATGTTCTGCAACGTGGACAACGGCAACGTGTTCACCTCGCCGGACGTGAAGAGCATCTACGAGCTGCCGCTGGAGCTGCACCGTCAGGGCCTCGACGAGCGGCTGGCCGAGACGCTCAACATCTGGACGCGCGCCGCCCGGCTGGACCGCTGGGAGGACATCATCCGCAAGGTGTACTCGCCGGGCCGGGGCGAGGTGAAGGTGGGCATCGTCGGCAAGTACGTGGACCTCAAGGAGAGCTACAAGAGCCTCAACGAGGCCCTGCTGCACGGCGGCATCGCCAACGACGTGAAGGTGGACCTGCACTTCGTGGACTCGCAGGACGTGGAGGACAAGGGTCCCGAGGCGCTGCTCTCCGGGGTGGACGCCATCCTGGTGCCCGGCGGCTTCGGGGTGCGCGGCACCGAGGGTAAAATCACGGCGGTGCGCTATGCCCGGGAGAAGCGGGTGCCCTTCTTCGGCATCTGCCTGGGCCTGCAGATGGCGGTGGTGGAGTTCAGCCGCAACGTGCTGGGCCTGGCCGGGTCCAACTCCCTGGAGTTCAATGAGCACACCCCGCATCCGGTGGTGACGCTCATGGAGAGCCAGGTGAAGGTGCAGGACAAGGGTGGTACCATGCGTCTGGGCAGCTACGCCTGCGCGCTCAAGCCGGGCTCGCTCGCGCACAAGCTGTACGGGGAGGACGTCATCCACGAGCGGCACCGTCACCGGTACGAGGTCAACAACGCCTACCGCGGCCGGCTGCAGGAGGCGGGCCTCGTCGTGTCCGGGCACAACCCCGAGCTCAACCTCGTGGAGATGATCGAGCTGCCGGACCACCCCTACTTCATCGGCTGTCAGTTCCACCCGGAGTTCAAGAGCAAGCCCTTCGCGCCCCACCCGCTCTTCTCCGGCTTCATCCGCGCGGCCCTCACGCAGCGTGACGCGGGGAGGACCCAGGCATGA
- a CDS encoding response regulator — MTDQLYTTHDISRLLQVDPSTVSKWIDRGILMAFRTPGGHRRVRSADLRTFLITHQMPVPEELGSSTVRLLVVDDERQVLDAIKRAFKPYANQVELQTTTSGVEALLLVSEQKPHGMLIDLNMPDIDGIEVCRRIRARKQMEGVRLITMTSAHSPEVVEQSKQAGAVACLPKPLDVQQVLDLFRVPLALGANTAVKR; from the coding sequence ATGACGGATCAGCTCTACACGACCCACGACATCAGTCGGTTGCTCCAGGTGGACCCGTCCACGGTGAGCAAGTGGATCGACCGCGGCATCCTCATGGCGTTCCGGACGCCGGGTGGTCACCGGAGGGTCCGCTCGGCCGACCTCCGCACCTTCCTCATCACCCACCAGATGCCGGTGCCCGAGGAGCTGGGCAGCAGCACCGTGCGCCTGCTGGTGGTGGATGACGAGCGGCAGGTGCTCGATGCCATCAAGCGTGCCTTCAAGCCCTACGCGAACCAGGTGGAGCTGCAGACGACCACCAGCGGCGTCGAGGCGCTGCTGCTGGTGAGCGAGCAGAAGCCGCACGGCATGCTCATCGACCTGAACATGCCGGACATCGACGGTATCGAGGTGTGCCGCCGCATCCGCGCCCGCAAGCAGATGGAGGGCGTGCGGCTCATCACCATGACGTCCGCCCACTCGCCCGAGGTGGTGGAGCAGTCGAAGCAGGCGGGCGCCGTGGCGTGCCTGCCCAAGCCGCTGGACGTGCAGCAGGTGCTCGACCTGTTCCGCGTGCCGCTGGCGCTCGGGGCCAACACCGCCGTCAAGCGCTAG
- a CDS encoding general secretion pathway protein GspE, which translates to MAAPRNRIGEILVKARVIDEMQLRSALAQHDQWGGRLSRIVTDMGLAAEDTLTEAIAQGLGVQRVQLGTAKDPGALAKLDVTFAEQKGVFPVALRDNGKTLVLAMADPSDLQTIDQVAARSRTRVIPMVAGDREIENAIMRHYRNMEPSLTPTGTRRDKPSSDEDEFKIVDMSGKTVRKSLADISPKLAEENAQRQAAAAASSRPGGGSSAADLLDEILSASPSPAEVFSPEEMQRLQTVQVNQEKSSKILRALLELLLEKGALQQKELAARMRAS; encoded by the coding sequence ATGGCCGCACCTCGCAACCGTATCGGAGAGATTCTCGTCAAGGCCCGCGTCATCGACGAGATGCAGCTTCGCAGCGCGCTCGCCCAACATGACCAGTGGGGCGGACGCCTGTCGCGCATCGTCACCGACATGGGGCTCGCCGCGGAGGACACCCTCACCGAGGCCATTGCCCAGGGCCTGGGCGTGCAGCGCGTCCAGCTGGGCACCGCCAAGGATCCGGGCGCCCTCGCGAAGCTGGACGTCACCTTCGCCGAGCAGAAGGGCGTCTTCCCCGTGGCCCTGCGCGACAACGGCAAGACGCTCGTGCTCGCCATGGCGGACCCGTCCGACCTGCAGACCATCGATCAGGTGGCCGCACGCAGCCGCACGCGCGTCATCCCCATGGTGGCGGGAGACCGGGAGATCGAGAACGCCATCATGCGGCACTACCGCAACATGGAGCCGTCCCTCACTCCGACGGGCACACGCAGGGACAAGCCCTCGAGCGACGAGGACGAGTTCAAGATCGTCGACATGAGCGGCAAGACGGTGAGGAAGTCCCTCGCCGACATCTCCCCGAAGCTGGCCGAGGAGAACGCCCAGCGCCAGGCGGCGGCCGCCGCGTCCTCGCGTCCCGGTGGGGGGTCGAGCGCCGCGGATCTGCTCGATGAGATCCTCAGCGCCTCGCCCTCGCCGGCCGAGGTGTTCTCCCCCGAGGAGATGCAGCGGCTGCAGACGGTGCAGGTCAACCAGGAGAAGAGCTCCAAGATTCTGCGCGCCCTGCTCGAGCTGCTGCTGGAGAAGGGCGCCCTCCAGCAGAAGGAGCTGGCGGCGCGCATGCGCGCCTCGTGA
- a CDS encoding TIGR02266 family protein, with the protein MNRGSDDKRDEPRVPLVLRVRFPDQARMAAVTENLSKGGIFVQTDRAFTAGEEVGLALSFPGLLNPVEVVGTVAWIRPASAEAPGGVGIRVVRDQDRQRLGEILSSAGQTRASDPKALPAEGYRVLIVEDNPHIVEMYSYVLKKLASGELAGKVPLEVHFSPDGHHALQALRSSRFSLVMTDLYMPVMDGFALIERIRAEEPLKSIPVVAISAGGPEARERAMQLGVDIYLRKPVRFQEVLETVKQLLHIP; encoded by the coding sequence ATGAATCGGGGATCAGACGACAAGCGAGATGAGCCCCGAGTGCCGCTCGTGCTGCGGGTGCGTTTCCCGGATCAGGCTCGGATGGCGGCCGTGACGGAGAACCTCTCCAAGGGGGGGATCTTCGTGCAGACGGACCGTGCCTTCACGGCCGGTGAAGAGGTGGGGTTGGCACTTTCTTTCCCGGGGCTGCTGAATCCGGTAGAAGTCGTGGGGACGGTGGCCTGGATACGGCCAGCGTCGGCCGAGGCGCCGGGTGGTGTCGGCATCCGGGTGGTGCGCGATCAGGACCGGCAGCGATTGGGTGAAATCTTGAGTTCGGCAGGACAGACCCGCGCGTCGGACCCGAAGGCGCTCCCCGCCGAGGGCTACCGTGTCCTCATCGTCGAGGACAACCCGCACATCGTCGAGATGTACAGCTACGTGCTCAAGAAGCTGGCGAGCGGCGAGCTGGCGGGCAAGGTGCCGCTGGAGGTCCACTTCTCCCCGGATGGGCACCACGCGCTGCAGGCCCTGCGCTCCAGCCGCTTCAGCCTGGTGATGACGGACCTGTACATGCCGGTGATGGACGGCTTCGCGCTCATCGAGCGCATCCGCGCCGAGGAGCCGCTCAAGTCCATTCCCGTGGTGGCCATCTCCGCGGGCGGTCCCGAGGCGCGAGAGCGCGCCATGCAGCTGGGCGTGGACATCTACCTGCGCAAGCCCGTGCGCTTCCAGGAAGTGCTGGAGACCGTGAAGCAGCTGCTTCACATTCCCTGA
- a CDS encoding CPXCG motif-containing cysteine-rich protein — MQPFADEQTQLCPYCGEEVEVAVDPGGPSSETYVEDCPVCCRPWVVYVCREGEEVSVHLGREDD; from the coding sequence ATGCAGCCCTTCGCGGACGAGCAGACGCAGCTGTGCCCCTACTGCGGCGAGGAGGTGGAGGTGGCGGTGGACCCCGGTGGGCCCTCCTCGGAGACGTACGTGGAGGACTGCCCGGTGTGCTGCCGGCCATGGGTGGTGTACGTCTGCCGAGAGGGGGAAGAGGTGTCCGTCCACCTGGGGCGCGAGGACGATTGA
- a CDS encoding serine/threonine-protein kinase — protein MPKPAIHRDTVCGEALFILQSLRENGRLGRSNKLADVKASLEPSVSLEFDSYYLFLRKYLYIALDPREAQLRLTEPGERVVDGELQEKFSLEVDEFFAEQLLGDDDSVVTGEEEDDPSMPPPPPDILLEENEMLPPVEQPPALPRARASVALEVPLPPSVPVPPPVASMRNEAVPLPPAVPVPPAAPVAPPAPMPAPAPAPVPPLATSPAPKAAAEVLDQRYQKLEAIGSGPLGTAYKGRFNALGLDICVKELKDIFGYFSFLQRGEVLKRLKKELCAQAQVRHPGIIQVLDQNAEAARPYYVLELLHGSLKDKLEEGGGRGVPVPFAMRCFLQLAYALRAAHAVGLTHHNLKPENVLFDLYGNAKLGDFGLSRVVEQDASKGLPQVFVGAGGMAYLAPELLQPQRAKDAGPASDVYGLGIILYEMLTGQIPGRRSPLPSEVNPEAPAGLDAIFDKMTHDRVDQRYPDIDTMLEDFYKSFTEAQFLARGDLILSSEPQ, from the coding sequence ATGCCCAAGCCCGCCATCCACCGCGACACCGTCTGCGGCGAGGCGCTGTTCATCCTCCAGAGTCTGAGGGAGAACGGCCGTCTGGGGCGCTCGAACAAGCTGGCCGATGTGAAGGCCTCGCTCGAGCCCTCCGTCTCGCTGGAGTTCGACAGCTACTATCTCTTCCTTCGCAAGTACCTCTACATCGCGCTGGACCCGCGGGAGGCGCAGCTGCGTCTCACCGAGCCGGGTGAGCGCGTGGTGGATGGCGAGCTGCAGGAGAAGTTCTCCCTGGAGGTGGACGAGTTCTTCGCCGAGCAGCTGCTCGGGGACGACGACTCCGTCGTGACCGGCGAGGAGGAGGACGACCCGAGCATGCCGCCTCCCCCGCCGGACATCCTCCTGGAGGAGAACGAGATGCTGCCGCCCGTGGAGCAGCCGCCCGCGCTGCCGAGGGCTCGTGCGTCCGTGGCGCTGGAGGTGCCGCTGCCTCCGTCCGTGCCGGTGCCTCCCCCGGTGGCGAGCATGCGCAACGAGGCCGTCCCCCTGCCGCCCGCCGTGCCCGTTCCCCCCGCCGCTCCCGTCGCGCCTCCCGCTCCGATGCCCGCTCCCGCCCCCGCGCCCGTCCCTCCGCTGGCCACCTCTCCCGCTCCCAAGGCCGCCGCCGAGGTGCTGGACCAGCGCTACCAGAAGCTCGAGGCCATCGGCTCCGGGCCGCTCGGTACCGCCTACAAGGGCCGCTTCAACGCGCTCGGGCTGGACATCTGCGTCAAGGAGCTCAAGGACATCTTCGGCTACTTCTCCTTCCTGCAGCGCGGCGAGGTGCTCAAGCGGCTGAAGAAGGAGCTGTGCGCGCAGGCCCAGGTGCGCCACCCGGGCATCATCCAGGTGCTGGACCAGAACGCGGAGGCCGCCCGGCCGTACTACGTGCTGGAGCTGCTGCACGGCAGCCTCAAGGACAAGCTGGAGGAGGGCGGGGGCAGGGGCGTGCCGGTGCCCTTCGCCATGCGCTGCTTCCTGCAACTCGCCTACGCGCTGCGCGCCGCGCACGCCGTGGGCCTCACGCACCACAACCTCAAGCCGGAGAACGTCCTCTTCGATCTCTACGGCAACGCGAAGCTGGGCGACTTCGGCCTGAGCCGCGTGGTGGAGCAGGACGCCTCCAAGGGCTTGCCCCAGGTCTTCGTGGGCGCCGGTGGCATGGCGTACCTGGCCCCCGAGCTCCTCCAGCCGCAGCGCGCGAAGGACGCCGGCCCCGCCTCGGACGTCTACGGGCTGGGCATCATCCTCTACGAGATGCTCACCGGGCAGATTCCCGGCCGCCGCTCGCCGCTGCCCTCCGAGGTCAACCCCGAGGCCCCCGCTGGCCTGGACGCCATCTTCGACAAGATGACCCATGACCGGGTGGACCAGCGCTACCCGGACATCGACACGATGCTGGAGGACTTCTACAAGTCCTTCACCGAGGCGCAGTTCCTCGCCAGGGGCGACCTCATCCTGTCCTCCGAGCCGCAGTAA
- the kdsA gene encoding 3-deoxy-8-phosphooctulonate synthase: MNQSINLCGYKVGPGQKLFVIAGPDSIESEDMALRHAKLLKELTSRLGVPYAFKCSYDKANRTSGKSFRGPGLKEGLRILDRVKREVGVPILTDVHETSHVGPAAEVVDIIQIPAFLCRQTDLVEAVARTGKGVNLKKGQFVAPKDIVHSARKAVEVGNPNVLVTERGATFGYNNLVVDMRGFAQMREAGLVVCFDATHSVQLPSSGDGQTGGERKFVSLLARSAAAAGIDALFTEVHEDPDRALCDGPCSLNPQMFEDVLRQVLAIRRALGHEPG, translated from the coding sequence ATGAACCAGAGCATCAACCTGTGCGGCTACAAGGTCGGCCCCGGCCAGAAGCTCTTCGTCATCGCGGGCCCGGACAGCATCGAGTCCGAGGACATGGCGCTGCGCCACGCGAAGCTCCTCAAGGAGCTGACGAGCCGGCTGGGCGTGCCCTATGCCTTCAAGTGCTCCTACGACAAGGCCAACCGCACCAGCGGCAAGTCCTTCCGGGGGCCCGGCCTGAAGGAGGGCCTGCGCATCCTCGACCGGGTGAAGCGCGAGGTGGGCGTGCCCATCCTCACGGACGTCCACGAGACGAGCCACGTGGGCCCCGCCGCCGAGGTGGTGGACATCATCCAGATTCCCGCCTTCCTCTGCCGCCAGACGGACCTGGTGGAGGCGGTGGCCCGCACCGGCAAGGGCGTCAACCTCAAGAAGGGCCAGTTCGTGGCGCCCAAGGACATCGTCCACTCGGCGCGCAAGGCCGTGGAGGTGGGCAACCCCAACGTGCTCGTCACCGAGCGCGGCGCCACCTTCGGCTACAACAACCTGGTGGTGGACATGCGCGGCTTCGCCCAGATGCGCGAGGCGGGGCTCGTCGTGTGCTTCGACGCCACCCACTCCGTGCAGCTGCCCTCCTCCGGGGATGGGCAGACGGGCGGGGAGCGCAAGTTCGTCTCCCTGCTGGCGCGCTCCGCCGCCGCCGCCGGAATAGACGCGCTTTTCACGGAAGTGCATGAAGACCCGGACCGTGCCCTGTGTGACGGTCCCTGTTCGCTCAATCCCCAGATGTTCGAGGACGTGCTACGTCAGGTGCTGGCCATCCGGCGTGCGCTGGGGCACGAGCCGGGGTGA
- a CDS encoding KdsC family phosphatase encodes MTELPPKPNKDELTERASRVRLLVFDVDGVLTDGGLYYGDGGEVMKRFDVKDGHGLVMARLAGLRTAILTARSSSIVEVRGLELGVTAVLQGRKNKAAGFRELLAQLEVSPEECAYMGDDINDLGPLGMAGLSACPADAAPEVRQEVHYVARSRGGHGAARELVELCLKASGQWEATVQHMRDPDALQAVKL; translated from the coding sequence ATGACGGAGCTGCCGCCAAAGCCGAACAAGGACGAGCTGACGGAACGCGCCTCCCGCGTGCGTCTGCTCGTGTTCGACGTGGACGGCGTGCTCACGGATGGCGGCCTCTACTACGGTGATGGCGGCGAGGTGATGAAACGCTTCGACGTCAAGGATGGTCACGGGCTGGTGATGGCGAGGCTGGCGGGGTTGCGCACCGCCATCCTCACCGCGCGCTCCTCCTCCATCGTGGAGGTGCGCGGCCTCGAGCTGGGCGTCACCGCCGTGCTCCAGGGTCGGAAGAACAAAGCAGCGGGTTTTCGTGAACTGCTGGCGCAGCTCGAGGTCTCCCCTGAGGAGTGTGCCTATATGGGGGATGACATCAACGACCTGGGTCCCCTGGGGATGGCGGGTCTCTCGGCGTGTCCCGCGGATGCAGCACCCGAGGTACGCCAGGAAGTGCATTATGTGGCTCGGAGCCGGGGAGGACACGGCGCCGCGCGTGAGCTGGTGGAGCTCTGCTTGAAGGCCTCGGGCCAATGGGAGGCCACCGTTCAACACATGAGAGACCCTGATGCCCTACAAGCTGTCAAGTTGTGA
- a CDS encoding DUF309 domain-containing protein, translating into MPRGFDTCLAEGVALFNAGHFFEAHEAWEEAWTHESGPRRLLLQGLILVAAGWLKRDAGNARGAWTLFSRALDRLASLPPVCEGVDVGGLRPRVDRWRQGEAADRPLLAWPAPNQGGDF; encoded by the coding sequence ATGCCGCGAGGATTCGATACCTGCCTGGCAGAAGGGGTGGCGCTCTTCAACGCCGGGCACTTCTTCGAGGCCCATGAGGCCTGGGAGGAGGCCTGGACACACGAGAGCGGCCCACGCCGGCTGCTCCTCCAGGGCCTCATCCTCGTGGCGGCGGGCTGGCTGAAGCGGGACGCGGGCAATGCCCGGGGGGCGTGGACGCTCTTCTCCCGCGCGCTGGACCGGCTCGCGTCCCTGCCTCCCGTCTGCGAGGGCGTGGACGTGGGCGGCCTGCGTCCCCGGGTGGATCGCTGGCGACAGGGCGAGGCCGCTGACCGGCCCCTGCTCGCCTGGCCGGCCCCCAACCAGGGAGGAGACTTCTGA
- the nuoE gene encoding complex I 24 kDa subunit family protein — translation MAEPLFTPEEQKKFDAEIAEILSHYPADRKSAAMLPALRLLQELKGWLPPEGLKLVASRLNVTPERAYEVASFYVMYHLKKPGKYTVDVCTNLSCSLWGAEKMLAYLEQKLGLKAGESNERFFLRETECLASCGTAPCLQINEEHHESLTKAKVDAIFDKLP, via the coding sequence ATGGCGGAGCCCCTGTTCACCCCCGAAGAGCAGAAGAAGTTCGACGCGGAGATCGCGGAGATCCTCTCGCACTACCCCGCGGATCGGAAGAGCGCAGCGATGCTACCCGCGCTCCGACTGCTGCAGGAGTTGAAAGGTTGGCTGCCCCCCGAGGGACTCAAGCTGGTCGCCAGCCGGTTGAACGTCACGCCCGAGCGCGCCTACGAGGTGGCGAGCTTCTACGTGATGTACCACCTCAAGAAGCCCGGGAAGTACACCGTCGACGTCTGCACCAATCTCTCCTGCTCCCTCTGGGGCGCGGAGAAGATGCTCGCCTACCTGGAGCAGAAGCTCGGGTTGAAGGCCGGTGAGTCGAACGAGCGCTTCTTCCTGCGCGAGACCGAGTGCCTGGCCTCTTGCGGCACCGCGCCGTGCCTGCAAATCAACGAGGAGCACCACGAGAGCCTGACGAAGGCCAAGGTCGACGCGATCTTCGACAAGCTCCCCTGA
- the serB gene encoding phosphoserine phosphatase SerB, with product MSNSTNSQDSVLVTVTGRDEPGILARLTGILSEVGAVLLDIEQVVVHGQLTLSLLVRLPETRSVLKELLFAAKELGMSLDFKPVEGPSTPVGPSRSRHVVTVVGSLGARELHAVAERLARHGANIERINRLSDAELGSVEIHIALPPERDPEELKRSLLELAMSTSAFDVALQRESLYRRSKRLVVMDMDSTLIRIEVIDELARAYGVGEQVVRITERAMHGEMDYDESLRQRVALLKGMDAKVLRDIAANLPLTQGAETLIRVLKRLGYRTAIISGGFSVAAEALKARLGIDYAHSNMLEEADGKLTGRTLGPIVNARRKAELLESIAQAEGILLDQVIAVGDGANDLLMLERAGLGIAFRAKPKLRQAADTSISAGGLDTILYLLGLTARELQEVLG from the coding sequence ATGAGCAACAGCACGAATTCGCAAGACTCCGTGCTCGTCACCGTCACCGGACGGGACGAGCCCGGCATCCTGGCCCGCTTGACCGGCATCCTCTCCGAGGTGGGCGCGGTACTGCTCGACATCGAGCAGGTGGTGGTGCATGGCCAGCTCACCCTGTCCCTGCTGGTGCGCCTGCCCGAGACGCGCAGCGTCCTCAAGGAGCTGCTCTTCGCGGCGAAGGAGCTCGGCATGTCGCTGGACTTCAAGCCGGTGGAAGGGCCGAGCACTCCCGTCGGCCCGAGCCGCAGCCGCCATGTCGTCACCGTGGTGGGCTCCCTGGGGGCCCGCGAGCTGCACGCCGTCGCCGAGCGCCTGGCCCGGCACGGGGCCAACATCGAGCGCATCAACCGCCTGTCCGACGCGGAGCTCGGCTCGGTGGAGATCCACATCGCCCTGCCGCCGGAGAGGGATCCAGAGGAGCTCAAGCGCTCGTTGCTGGAGCTGGCCATGTCCACCAGCGCCTTCGACGTGGCGCTGCAGCGCGAGAGCCTCTACCGGCGCAGCAAGCGGCTGGTGGTGATGGACATGGACTCCACGCTCATCCGCATCGAGGTCATCGACGAGCTGGCGCGGGCGTACGGGGTGGGCGAGCAGGTGGTGCGCATCACCGAGCGCGCCATGCACGGGGAGATGGACTACGACGAGTCCCTGCGCCAGCGCGTGGCGCTGCTGAAGGGGATGGACGCGAAGGTGCTGCGGGACATCGCCGCCAACCTCCCGCTCACCCAGGGCGCGGAGACGCTCATCCGGGTGCTCAAGCGGCTGGGCTACCGCACCGCCATCATCAGCGGCGGCTTCTCCGTGGCGGCCGAGGCCCTCAAGGCGCGGCTGGGCATCGACTACGCCCACTCCAACATGCTGGAGGAGGCGGATGGCAAGCTCACCGGGCGCACGCTCGGACCCATCGTCAACGCGCGCCGCAAGGCGGAGCTGCTGGAGAGCATTGCCCAGGCGGAGGGCATCCTTCTCGACCAGGTCATCGCGGTGGGCGACGGCGCCAACGACCTGCTGATGCTGGAGCGCGCGGGTCTGGGCATCGCCTTCCGCGCCAAGCCCAAGCTGCGTCAGGCGGCCGATACCTCCATCTCCGCCGGAGGCCTGGACACCATCCTCTACCTCCTGGGACTCACCGCTCGCGAGCTCCAGGAGGTGCTCGGGTAG